The window ATACAATATAACAACCAAGTAAGGAAAAACTAAAGCGTTAAAAACTTTGAGTGAGTCAGACAAACATACAATGGAGAGTTTGATCCTGGCTCAGGATGAACGCTAGCGGGAGGCCTAACACATGCAAGCCGAGCGGTAGGGTTTCTTCGGAGACCTGAGAGCGGCGTACGGGTGCGGAACACGTGTGCAACCTGCCTTTATCTGGGGGATAGCCTTTCGAAAGGGAGATTAATACCCCATAATATATTTATCGGCATCGATGAATATTGAAAACTCCGGTGGATAGAGATGGGCACGCGCAAGATTAGATAGTTGGTGAGGTAACGGCTCACCAAGTCTGCGATCTTTAGGGGGCCTGAGAGGGTGATCCCCCACACTGGTACTGAGACACGGACCAGACTCCTACGGGAGGCAGCAGTGAGGAATATTGGACAATGGGTGAGAGCCTGATCCAGCCATCCCGCGTGAAGGACGACGGCCCTATGGGTTGTAAACTTCTTTTGTATAGGGATAAACCTACTCTCGTGAGAGTAGCTGAAGGTACTATACGAATAAGCACCGGCTAACTCCGTGCCAGCAGCCGCGGTAATACGGAGGGTGCAAGCGTTATCCGGATTTATTGGGTTTAAAGGGTCCGTAGGCGGATCTGTAAGTCAGTGGTGAAATCTCACAGCTTAACTGTGAAACTGCCATTGATACTGCAGGTCTTGAGTGTTGTTGAAGTAGCTGGAATAAGTAGTGTAGCGGTGAAATGCATAGATATTACTTAGAACACCAATTGCGAAGGCAGGTTACTAAGCAACAACTGACGCTGATGGACGAAAGCGTGGGGAGCGAACAGGATTAGATACCCTGGTAGTCCACGCCGTAAACGATGCTAACTCGTTTTTGGATTTTCGGATTCAGAGACTAAGCGAAAGTGATAAGTTAGCCACCTGGGGAGTACGAACGCAAGTTTGAAACTCAAAGGAATTGACGGGGGCCCGCACAAGCGGTGGATTATGTGGTTTAATTCGATGATACGCGAGGAACCTTACCAAGGCTTAAATGGGAAATGACAGGTTTAGAAATAGACTTTTCTTCGGACATTTTTCAAGGTGCTGCATGGTTGTCGTCAGCTCGTGCCGTGAGGTGTTAGGTTAAGTCCTGCAACGAGCGCAACCCCTGTCACTAGTTGCCATCATTAAGTTGGGGACTCTAGTGAGACTGCCTACGCAAGTAGAGAGGAAGGTGGGGATGACGTCAAATCATCACGGCCCTTACGCCTTGGGCCACACACGTAATACAATGGCCGGTACAGAGGGCAGCTACACAGCGATGTGATGCAAATCTCGAAAGCCGGTCTCAGTTCGGATTGGAGTCTGCAACTCGACTCTATGAAGCTGGAATCGCTAGTAATCGCGCATCAGCCATGGCGCGGTGAATACGTTCCCGGGCCTTGTACACACCGCCCGTCAAGCCATGGAAGTCTGGGGTACCTGAAGTCGGTGACCGTAACAGGAGCTGCCTAGGGTAAAACAGGTAACTAGGGCTAAGTCGTAACAAGGTAGCCGTACCGGAAGGTGCGGCTGGAACATCTCATTTTAGAGCGTCTTCGGACGATAAAAAAATTAGTATCGCAAGATACAGAACTTACTTAAAGTTCCAGCTTTAGTTTTTTGTTTGGTTGAATTATATTAAAAATACAAAACCCACTAGAAATTAGTAAAGGGATTGAGAGAGACGAGGATGTAAGATAAGATGGTCAGTTAAATCTGATATCTATTATCTGAAATCTGATAGTCTAAGAGACAGTCTCGTAGCTCAGCTGGTTAGAGCGCTACACTGATAATGTAGAGGTCGGCAGTTCGAGCCTGCCCGAGACTACTAATTAAAAGACGGGAAGATATGAGATAATAGACATCAGACATTTAGGTCTGAGATCTAGAATCTGACATCTGAAGTCTACTAGAGGGGGAATTAGCTCAGCTGGCTAGAGCGCCTGCCTTGCACGCAGGAGGTCAAGGGTTCGACTCCCTTATTCTCCACAGTTTTGGAAGACTGATTTAAAAGTTACGAATGGAGCCAAAAACAACATTTGTTCATCAGTTGGAAAAGAAGACATTAAGATCATTGACATTAACGGTAAAGACATCACAAAGAGAAAACCGAGCGCATAAAGCGCTTGAGTAACCTAAAAATAGGAAAGAAATCGTTAAGGGCGTATGGCGGATGCCTAGGCTTTCAGAGGCGAAGAAGGACGTGGTAAGCTGCGAAAAGCTGCGGGGATTGGCACACACGAATTGATCCGCAGATGTCCGAATGGGGCAACCCGGCTGGTTGAAGACCAGTCACCTCGTAAGAGGAGCAAACCCGGAGAACTGAAACATCTAAGTACCCGGAGGAAAAGAAATCGAAGAGATTCCGTAAGTAGTGGCGAGCGAAAGCGGATTAGCCCAAAAGCTAATATATGTTTAATAGAATGTTCTGGAAAGAACAGCCGTAGCGGGTGATAGCCCCGTATATGAAAGGCATATTTGAGTGATAAATGAGTAGGGCGGGACACGTGAAATCCTGTCTGAATATGGGGGGACCATCCTCCAAGGCTAAATACTCCTGAAAGACCGATAGTGAACAAGTACTGTGAAGGAAAGGTGAAAAGCACTTCGAATAGAAGGGTGAAATAGAACCTGAAACCGTACGCCTACAAGCGGTCGGAGCAGCATTAAGCTGTGACGGCGTGCCTTTTGCATAATGAGCCTACGAGTTAATTTTACTAGCGAGGTTAAGGTATTAAGTACCGGAGCCGGAGCGAAAGCGAGTCTGAATAGGGCGTATAGTTAGTAGGATTAGACGCGAAACCTTGTGATCTACCCATGGGCAGGTTGAAGCTCTGGTAACACAGAGTGGAGGACCGAACCGGTTGACGTTGAAAAGTCTTCGGATGACCTGTGGGTAGGGGTGAAAGGCCAATCAAACTGGGAGATAGCTCGTACTCTCCGAAATGCATTTAGGTGCAGCGTCGTATATAAGTTTATTAGAGGTAGAGCTACTGATTGGATGCGGGGGTTTCATCGCCTACCAATTCCTGACAAACTCCGAATGCTAATAAATGTTCTACGGCAGTGAGGGCATGGGTGCTAAGGTCCATGTCCGAGAGGGAAAGAACCCAGACCAACAGCTAAGGTCCCAAAATATATGTTAAGTTGAAGCAACGCGGTTGGACTGCATTGACAGCTAGGATGTTGGCTTGGAAGCAGCCATTCATTTAAAGAGTGCGTAACAGCTCACTAGTCGAGCGGTCCGGCATGGATAATAATCGGGCATAAACATATTACCGAAGCTATGGATTTGTATTTAAGATACATCTGGTAGGAGAGCATTCTATTTGCGCCGAAGCAGTACTGTGAGGTATTGTGGAGCGGATAGAAAAGAAAATGTAGGCATAAGTAACGATAAAGCAGGCGAGAAACCTGCTCACCGAAAGACCAAGGCTTCCTCAGCCATGCTAATCAGCTGAGGGTTAGTCGGGACCTAACGCGAACCCGAAAGGGGTAGTGGATGGACAATGGGTTAATATTCCCATACTTGCTCACGAATAAAGGGGACGGTTGGATGTAGCTGCTGGAGACTGACGGAATAGTCAAGGCCTAGCCTTCGGGCGAAGCTGCTGCAGTGTAATCTGATCCAAGAAAAGCCGAAGTGAAGCAACCCGTACCAAAACCGACACAGGTGGTCGAGGAGAGAATCCTAAGGTGCTCGAGTGAGTCGTGGCTAAGGAACTAGGCAAAATAGTCTCGTAACTTCGGAAGAAGAGACGCCATCAGCAATGGTGGCCGCAGTGAAGAGGCCCAGGCGACTGTTTATCAAAAACACAGGACTCTGCTAAATCGAAAGATGCTGTATAGGGTCTGACACCTGCCCGGTGCTGGAAGGTTAAGGAAGGTGCTTAGGGTTAAACCGAAGGCATTAACTGAAGCCCCAGTAAACGGCGGCCGTAACTATAACGGTCCTAAGGTAGCGAAATTCCTTGTCGGGTAAGTTCCGACCTGCACGAATGGTGTAACGATCTGGGCACTGTCTCAGCCACGAGCTCGGTGAAATTGTAGTATCGGTGAAGATGCCGATTACCCGCAATGGGACGAAAAGACCCTGTGAACCTTTACTATAACTTCGTATTGACTTTGAGTAAGTAATGTGTAGGATAGGTGGGAGGCTTTGAAGCAGGCACGCTAGTGTTTGTGGAGCCGACGTTGAAATACCACCCTTTACTTACTTGGAGCCTAACTTCTTTTAGAAGGACATTGCGTGGTGGGTAGTTTGACTGGGGTGGTCGCCTCCAAAAGAGTAACGGAGGCTTTCAAAGGTACCCTCAGCACGCTTGGTAACCGTGCGTAGAGTGTAATGGCATAAGGGTGCTTGACTGTGAGACCAACAAGTCGATCAGGTGCGAAAGCAGGACATAGTGATCCGGTGGTTCCGTATGGAAGGGCCATCGCTCATAGGATAAAAGGTACTCCGGGGATAACAGGCTAGTCTCCCCCAAGAGCTCACATCGACGGGGAGGTTCGGCACCTCGATGTCGGCTCGTCACATCCTGGGGCTGGAGAAGGTCCCAAGGGTTGGGCTGTTCGCCCATTAAAGTGGCACGCGAGCTGGGTTCAGAACGTCGTGAGACAGTTCGGTCTCTATCTATTGCGGGCGTTAGATGTTTGAGAGGGCTTGATTCTAGTACGAGAGGACCGAATTGAACAAACCTCTGGTGTATCAGTTGTACCGCCAGGTGCACCGCTGAGTAGCTACGTTTGGAAGAGATAAGCACTGAAAGCATATAAGTGCGAAACTCGCCTCAAGATGAGACATCTTTTAAGGGTCGTTGTAGATGACGACGTTGATAGGCTATAGGTGTAAAGACAGTAATGTCATAGCCAAGTAGTACTAATTACCCGTAGATTTATAGCCTATTGGTTGCTGTAATCTAGAATAATATCATATTAAATAGACAAGTACTTTATGCGCAGTAAAGGTTTTGTCTTTGTGAAAGTTTTTATCGCTTAAAAACGCAATTGGCAAAAAGCAATTAGCGATTGGCATACAAGCCAATAGCAATAAGCAATAAGCCAGCTGCTATATACAACCTTTAGGGTGGTTTTAGCGGTGGGGCTCACCTGTTCCCATTCCGAACACAGAAGTTAAGCCCACCAGCGCCGATGGTACTGCTAACGCGGGAGAGTAGGCCGCCGCCAGTTTTTATTTTATTTTTAAAAGTCTCATACAGTAATGTGTGAGACTTTTTTTGCTTTATACTTTTTATCCCCAAGGGAAAGAAAAGAGAAAATATCAGTAATCAGCAATCAGTAATGAGTAATCAAATGATACTTGTATTCCCGTGTGGCTGCTATTCCTACCACCGGTTTCTTATCCGGTTCTTTGTTCTTTGTTCTTTATTCTTTATTCTTTATTCTATAACAGATACACTCCTGGTATCACTACATCATCCCAATATTTATCATTCTTCTGAGATTACTCATCATTCATTACCAAAAGAAATTTTCATTATTCAAACCAAAAAACTGTCGTTCAAAATAGTCATCAGATTTTTCTATTGTTGATAAGCTTTTTTGTATTCAAAAATTTTCTGCTGCTATTAAAATAGTGGCTTTTTTTTTTAATTTAAAATCATAACTTCAATTGTTTCAGGGATATCTCAAATGTTTTGCTTATTTTTTAATGGTATGGTATTAAATACTGTTAAAATATTATATTTGATTTCAAAATATTAAATATAATTATGAAAAGAACTATAGTTAAGGCGGGACTTCTCTCATCTTTATTTTTTTGCTTTATCAGGCTGTCTGCACAACATACAGATTCTGCTAAGGTTGGAAAAATTGATGAAGTTGTCGTAACTGCCTATGGAGTTAAAAGAAAAAAAGAGTTTGGGCTATTCTTTCCAGGATGTAAAAGGCCAAACACTTGTTGAAGCTAAAGAAACGAATGTTACAAATGCCTTAGTTGGTAAAGTAGCGGGAATGCAGGTGATTAAGGGAGGTTTTGGTGCTGCCTCTTCATCAAAAATAAACCTTAGAGGGTTCAATTCGCTTAAAGGGGATAATCAGCCTTTAATTGTGGTTGATGGAGTGCCATTAAGTAATAATGCTGGTTCAAAAGCAAAACAGAATGATGGGTACTTTAATAATGATTTCTGGAATCCGGATCTGGATATGGGAAATGGGTTAGCTGATATTAATGCAGATGATATAGAAAGTATGTCTGTTCTTAAAGGAGGAGCAGCTTCTGCTTTGTACGGATCTAGAGGGGGTAACGGGGTTATTCTGATCACAACGAAAACCGGAAAAGAAAAGGTGGCTTAGGCATTACCTATTCCACAAGCTTAGGCTTTGAAACTCTTTTTATGAAACCAGATATGCAACGTAGTTTTGGATTAGGGCTCAATGGTGTTGTAAATTCTGCGACTAGTGATAATTCCACTTCTTGGGGGCCAGCATTGGAAGGAGCCAAAAGTTATGATAATCTAAAAAATTTCTTTAAAACAGGAATAAGCTCGCAGCACACCTTAAGTTTCCAGGAAAATCTAGGAGAAGGGACGAGTTTGTATACCTCAGCTAATTATTTAAATGATAACAGTCAGATTCCTAATTCTAAATTTGAGAGATTTAATTTTATGGCTAAAATGAACTCAAATTTTGGTGTAAATAAAAGATGGACCTCCGAAGTAAAAGTTCAATATATAAGTACAAAAGCAAATAACAGACCTTCGGGAGGAAAAGGAGATGGTAATTACTATCCAAATATTCTTCTTATGCCCCAGAATATTGATGTAAGAGATTATAGGGAAGGACAGACTCAAAACGATGTAAAATCACGTTGGATTACTCCTAATGGTATCAACCCTTATTGGTCTGCTTATAATAGCCTTAATGCAGATAAGAAAGATCGTTTCCTTTTGAATGGATATCTTAAGTATCAATTTAATGATTGGTTGAGTGGAGATGTAAGGGTAGGCACAGATTTCTATGCTTTGAATGCAGATGCAAGAGTGTGGACAGGTTCTTCACGAAGAAATTCTTATGCAACCAGTGAAGAAAAATTTTATGAGAATAATTATATAGCAAGTCTTACAGCGAAAAAAGATAATTTAATTGGAAAATGGGGTGGGACAGTTTCCGTGTATGGACAAATGATGGAAAGCAGAACAAAAGCTATGTATTTTAGTACCCAAAACTTGATTGTTCCCAATGTATTTAGTGTAAATAATACAAGTGATATTGCTAGTGTTGCTAATAATGAAGTGGATTTCTGGAAAAAGATTAACTCTGTATTTGCGAACGCGGAAATTAATTATGATGGGTATTGGTTTATTAATGCTACCGCAAGAAATGACTGGTCTTCTACACTCATTCTAGAGAATAGATCTTATTTCTATCCTTCTATCAGTACATCATTAGTATTAACAGAAATGCTGAATAAGCTGAACGGTACTACTTCTAAAATATTAACTTTTGCTAAGCTTCGTGCTGCTTATGCGGTAACCGGAAATTCTTTAAATCCTTACGAACTATACAATACTTATAAATTAGGCGCAGATCCAAGTGGGCATGCCATTCTTGGTAGAAAGAAAATTCTTTATGATCCCAACCTACATGCAGAGAAACTTAAAACTTTTGAAGTGGGAGCTGATCTTAAATTCTTTAATAAGATTTCTTTGGATGTAAGTTATTTCAGAAATACAGCAACCAATCAGCTCATAGATTTACCTATGAACCCGCTTTCCGGATATGAATATAAAAAAATAAGCTCAGGAGGTCTTAGTAATAGTGGAATTGAAGTTGTTTTGAATACAGATATTTTTAAGAAAGAAAATTTTACATGGAATCTAAATGCAAATTTTTCTAAATTGAAGAGTACAATTGACAGGATAGATGGGGAGGTTTTAAAATATCCTTTGGCAGGATTTGATAACGTCGGCTTTTTTGCAGAAGTAGGTATGCCTTATGGATCTATTTACGGAACAAAATTTTTAAGAGTAGAAGATCCTAACAGTCCTCATTATGGAAAACTTATTGTGGGACTGAATGGTTTACCTCAGGCTACTGCTGAACAATATTATTTAGGAGATCAGACACCAAGAGCGTTGTTTGGATTTACCAATAGCTTTGCCTATAAGAATTTTGGGATTTCATTTCTTATCGATGGGAGAATTGGTGGAAAGTTCTATTCATCTACCCAATCTGCATTACAAAAAGTAGGACTTGCCTCTGATACAGCTCCAGGAGGAAGAAGAGACAATTTTATCCTTGATGCTGTGGTACAGCAAAATGGAGGGTATACCAACAATACAAAGGAAATCACACAACAAGATTATTGGGGTGCTGTAACAGCAGGAAACCTAGGTATTACAGAACAAAATATTTATGATGCTACCAATATCAGGCTAAGAAATGTCCAGGTATCTTATAACTTTCCTAAAAGTATTTTTCAAAAGCTGGCATTGCAAAGTGCTAAAGTTTCCTTTACTGCCAATAATGTGTGGATGATTTATAGTAAAGCAAAAGGAATAGATCCAGAATCTGTATTTGCAATTAATTCTAATGCTGTAGGATTTGAAAATCTTGCATTTCCTACAACAAGATCTTATTTGTTCTCTATTACCTTAGGTTTTTAACTTTAATAATAACATCATGAAAAAAATATATTTTATCTCTCATTGCATTGGCTGTAGTTTGTACCTCATGTAATGATTTTGAAGACATCAATAACGATCCGTTCTCGGTAGACATTAATAAAGCCGAACCGGAATATTTTTTAAATAATTCTATTTTAGGAGCTCAACAGGATCCTAATATTGCTGAACGTACTTTTGTTTTGTACTGGAAAACCGCTGCAAGACAGCATCTGTCAACAGGGATTGCGGGTGGTTCATATGATGATTCATGGACCATAGAGTATTGGAAAGGAATCTCAGAATGGCTGAATAATGCCAATGCAACTATTGAAATCGCCAATGAAAAGAAAAAAATAGGTCAGGGTAAACCTTACTATGATAATCTTATTCAGGTAGCGAGGATTTGGAGAGCTTATGTAATGAGTGAGTTTTCTGATAATTTCGGCCCGCAGCCTATTCAGGCATTTAAAGGAGTAAATCCCGGATTTAATTCTGAAAAAGAAGTATACTATTTTATTTTAGATGAGCTAAAGGATGCAACGGCTAAAATGGATGTGAACCAGCCTGTACCTTCAAATCCTAACGCCTACGATATGGTATACGGATTTAAATGGAGTCAATGGGTAAAGTATGCCAATTCCATGAGAATGAGAGTTGCTATGAGAATTTCAGAAGTAGATCCTGCCAAAGCAAAAACTGAGTTTGAGGCAGCGGCGAATTCAAACATGCTGATCAGTACAAGTGATGATAATTTTAAAGTGAAAGAAGATACCGGATGGAATCCTTTATCAGGAGTCATGTCCAGAGAATGGAATTCTCAGATTTTATCAGCAACCCTTAATAATATGTATATCGGATTAGGAGGGGTCAATTCTACAGATCAACTGCCGGCTGCACAGCATGCAGCCGTGAAAGCCTCTGATTATATCGGTATAAAATATGATGAACAGTTCTCCACAATGACCAACGATCCAAGTGCCGGATATTGGCTGGATGGGCTTCCCAACAAAATAGATCCGAGAGCCTATAAAACATTCTATATTCCAGGAGATTTTAATAATCCCATTTATTCACTTTATCCGACTTATACTAACCAGGCGAGTACCAATAAAGGGGATCTTACTTTTGCCAACGGGTCTAAGGTTACAATTAATACGGTAAATACCTGGAATACGACCACAATAGGGAATTGGGGAGTAAAGGGACAAAGAAACGGATTAAGAGGTGTTATTGGATGTATGCCGGCTTTAGGAAAACAGTACAGAGAAGGTAAAAACGATAGAATTTTCTTTGCAAGCTGGGAAACCTATTTCCTGATGGCGGAAGCTGCTTTAAAAGGATGGTCTGTTCCTATGAGTGATGTTGCCGCTTATAATAAAGGAATTCAGGATAGCTTTGCCTATAATGGAGTATCTCAATTCTATAACCAATATATTACCTCAACTGATTATAATCGTGATGGAACTTCTGTTGCTTACAGTCATGTAGCAGAACCTGGAGCCAGCCATACGATGAATTATAAAGATCCTTCTACAGGTAGTATGGTTTCTGTTGAGATTAAATACCCTGTAAATACGATTTACAAAAATGGTTCGGTGAAAAACGATAAACTTACGAAAATCATTACTCAAAAATATATTGCGAATATGCCATGGCTTCCGTTAGAGTCCTGGAGTGATCAAAGAAGACTGGGATTACCTTTCTTTGAAAATCCTGCAATAGAAACACCATTGGTTAATTTACCTAATCTAAATTCAGGAAATTATATGACTAATTCTATTCAGAATTTCCCTCAAAGGTTAAGGTACCCAAGTACCTTCAGGAATACAGATCAGGATGGATATACAAAAGCAGTTCAATTGCTGGGTGGACAAGATGCTGTGCTCACTCCTCTTTGGTGGGCAAAGCACTAAACGGAATATATTTTATAAATCCCCCTTTCCAAATTTTGAAAAGGGGGATTTATTGTATGCCGTTATTTTCAATAGCTTTCTCCATTAATTTGCGACTATGGTGAAAACCACCCGCGCACCATAAGTGCTTGCGGGAATTGTAACGGAAACACCGGATACCTGCAGTAGTAAAACAATATCTGAAAAATTAACACTATTGCCAAGACCTAAAACCCCGCTAAAAGTAAAAGTAACAAACGTTACATCGGATGCTGATGGTATTGGGATGTAAGTTGTGCCTCCATTAATAGAGGCCGTACAAAGAAGGCAGACTCCGTTTATTGTTGTTGTTCCACCGGTTCTTCTTGCAGAAAGAGTCATAGAACTGTTCCATGGATTGGATGTGTAGTGCATTGTCATCTTTGCCCCTGAGCTTGAAAGAAGATTGAGAAAGGATCCGGGTAATGTTCCAGATAGTTTTATTTGATTAGTGCCAGTATTACCCGTATTATCATAAGTTCCGGAATAATTATTTCCTGCTTCAGTAATGGAAGGGATATTGGCAGTCCAACTTCCGGAAACATTGACTACTTGAGCTTCCATATAACTGCTGATTACGAACAAAATAAAAGTATATATATGCCTTTTTATAAGGATTTTTTCGAAGAAAAAGCTATTCATTTTCATATTTCCGTTTTTATTCTGTAATGGTATAGACAATGGTAAGAGCTGTATTGCTTTGTGCAGATAAATTTGCATATGTGCTTGGAACGAGAGATATCGTAAGGCGATGTCCATTATTAGCACCATTACCAGTGTAAGCTCCTCCAATGCCACTTATGATGGTAATAGGAGTATTGGTAAGGGTTACCTGTGCCGAAGGGGTTCCTAAGGTACCACCTCCTGCTCCGGATGCCGCGGCAGCCTGCAGCCTGATATTCACCCCCTGTATAAGAGTTGTGCCACTAATAGCTGCTGTAATTCTCCTGGTAAGTCCTCCGGAAGTAATTGCAGAAGTATAGTTGATCCATTTTGAGGTGTTAGGAGTTGGGTTTCCCAAAGGATTTCCAGCTTCAGTAGGGGCTGTGAAGTTTAGAATAATATTTCCTGCAGGTTCTATGTCCATTAAAGTCACAACAGGTAAAGTCAATGTAACATTGGCTTGAGAATATAATAAACCGGAAAAAATAAAAGATGCTAATAATAGGGAGTGTTTCAAAATCATTTCTTATTTTTTATTTGATTATATCCTACTTTTAAGGATTCCTGTTGATACTTGATTTCTATTTGCTGCTTGACGATCTGAATATTGAGTTTCTTTGTTTCTGAAGATTTTAAAGTAAATTGAAATTTATCTGTTGAAATTTTATATCGCTTATCAAGGCCGTTTCTATAGAGCTTAACGGTCCAGTCTCCCGGGCGGAGATAAGTAAAATCAAAAGGTTCCCCTATAAAACAAATTTTACGATAAGTCTGATCGTTGCTAGTAGCTTCTATAATAATACTTTCCCTTTTATTCTTCCCTTTTTTAGTCTGTAAAGCGTCAATATCTGTCTGGTTTTTTTCTTCTGTTTCCGAAAGTTGAACAGAGCCCTGTACATTAGCTGCTATAGTTAACCCAAAATTAAAAATGTTTTCTTTAGTATTGAGAGATAAAGCTGCTGGAAGAGAGACAGTCGGGATATCATTAATCTCTGTGGTGGTGCGGTCTATTTCCAGGAAATAATTTCCGGGAGTAACATTTTTAAACAGATAATTCCCTTCTTTGTCTGTAACGGATAAATAACTACCCAGCAGTAATCGTATTCCTTCTGTTTTTTTGATTCCAAGGTTACTGATATTGCCAGAAAGTGAAACATACTCAGCTGTTCTTTGCACCGGGATGTTTGGCCGCCAGGTATAACGCAGTGAAAATATAAAATCCTTATCTCCTATTTGTCCTCTTTGTAGGGAGTATCTGCCCGAAAGATCAAGTTCATTTCCAGGAAATAGTTGCTGATGGAATAACAATTCAAATAAATTCCGGTCTTTAAAATATTCTTCAGGCATGTAGTTGTTCTGATAAAAAATACTTAAGCTGGTCTTATCAGAGAATTTGCTAAAAACTCTTGCTCCATAGTACAACTGTTTTTGATTTTGTAACAGATATCTGGAAGTAACCGCATAGCTTCCAAAGACATTGAATGATGTTTTGAATTTTTCAAAGGATAGATTTGCAGAATATAAAGTTGAGTTGCCATTAAATCCTGTCAAATAATTGTCTGTCTTTCCAAACTGTCCTTCAAGATTAACCTGAAACATTCCGATACGTTGATCTAAAGAAGCTCTGAAGAAGCGCTCATAGTAATCAAACTGTTTGGGTTCTAAACGATCCTGATACTTTTGATATCCATTATTAAAGGTAATAGAACCATTGGATAGGTATTTATATTGTATTCCATACTGAAAATACTTTCGATAGGGAGCCGCCAGAAACAAGGTATCCCGCTGAAAGTTTTTAGCATCCTGCATATAATTGGCAAAAACATTGATTTTCTTAGATAATCTATACTGAAAATATCCGCTGAAAGTATTGGTATTGGTAAAGTATCCTGCATACTCAGGGCTTGCTTTCATATACATCAGATTTCCATTGAGTTTTTCAAAATTGACCTCAGCTTGTGCCATATACGCTGTTCCCTCGTTTTTCTTGGTTGTACTATAGGCAAATTCTCCGGAGATATTAATATTCTTAGAGATTTTGAATTTCCCTTTAGTATAAGGAAGATGAGCTTCAGAATCTAATTGTATATTCCTGAAATCAGAGTTTTCCTTCATTGGTATTTTATAAAGATATCCAACTGAAATTTCAGATTCTTTACGGATTTTAAATGCTGAATAAATATTAAACTCATCTTTAATATCTCTGAAAAACCGGGGATGGTTGTAAAAACCACCTAAACTTACCTTATTGAAATTATACCGGATTTCTGCACCGCGGCCATACCTGGCAAATTCAGTTAAATAAGAAGAAGAGTATGTTTTATCACCCAGATGAACAAATAAATTATCCCTTTTATAGTTCACAAAATATTCTTCATATTGAGTAAATGTATTGAGCTCAATTGGATTGTGGGTGGCAGCATGAAATTCAATCTGATTTTTATTCTCCTTATCCAAAGCTCCTTTCCCATAGATCTCACCTTGAAAACCGTCATGGTAGACTCCCATATTTTTCATCCCAACAAAGGATAATGAGGCCACTACCGGGAGCCTGTGATAGATGTCCATATTGGCTGGCTGTATGGAGATCACCTGGGTACTGATATAAATGCTTTGATTTTCTTTAGGATTATCTTTAGAATACACCGAA of the Chryseobacterium capnotolerans genome contains:
- a CDS encoding TonB-dependent receptor, with protein sequence MKPDMQRSFGLGLNGVVNSATSDNSTSWGPALEGAKSYDNLKNFFKTGISSQHTLSFQENLGEGTSLYTSANYLNDNSQIPNSKFERFNFMAKMNSNFGVNKRWTSEVKVQYISTKANNRPSGGKGDGNYYPNILLMPQNIDVRDYREGQTQNDVKSRWITPNGINPYWSAYNSLNADKKDRFLLNGYLKYQFNDWLSGDVRVGTDFYALNADARVWTGSSRRNSYATSEEKFYENNYIASLTAKKDNLIGKWGGTVSVYGQMMESRTKAMYFSTQNLIVPNVFSVNNTSDIASVANNEVDFWKKINSVFANAEINYDGYWFINATARNDWSSTLILENRSYFYPSISTSLVLTEMLNKLNGTTSKILTFAKLRAAYAVTGNSLNPYELYNTYKLGADPSGHAILGRKKILYDPNLHAEKLKTFEVGADLKFFNKISLDVSYFRNTATNQLIDLPMNPLSGYEYKKISSGGLSNSGIEVVLNTDIFKKENFTWNLNANFSKLKSTIDRIDGEVLKYPLAGFDNVGFFAEVGMPYGSIYGTKFLRVEDPNSPHYGKLIVGLNGLPQATAEQYYLGDQTPRALFGFTNSFAYKNFGISFLIDGRIGGKFYSSTQSALQKVGLASDTAPGGRRDNFILDAVVQQNGGYTNNTKEITQQDYWGAVTAGNLGITEQNIYDATNIRLRNVQVSYNFPKSIFQKLALQSAKVSFTANNVWMIYSKAKGIDPESVFAINSNAVGFENLAFPTTRSYLFSITLGF
- a CDS encoding TonB-dependent receptor plug domain-containing protein — encoded protein: MELKEKKSLGYSFQDVKGQTLVEAKETNVTNALVGKVAGMQVIKGGFGAASSSKINLRGFNSLKGDNQPLIVVDGVPLSNNAGSKAKQNDGYFNNDFWNPDLDMGNGLADINADDIESMSVLKGGAASALYGSRGGNGVILITTKTGKEKVA
- a CDS encoding SusD/RagB family nutrient-binding outer membrane lipoprotein, with translation MAVVCTSCNDFEDINNDPFSVDINKAEPEYFLNNSILGAQQDPNIAERTFVLYWKTAARQHLSTGIAGGSYDDSWTIEYWKGISEWLNNANATIEIANEKKKIGQGKPYYDNLIQVARIWRAYVMSEFSDNFGPQPIQAFKGVNPGFNSEKEVYYFILDELKDATAKMDVNQPVPSNPNAYDMVYGFKWSQWVKYANSMRMRVAMRISEVDPAKAKTEFEAAANSNMLISTSDDNFKVKEDTGWNPLSGVMSREWNSQILSATLNNMYIGLGGVNSTDQLPAAQHAAVKASDYIGIKYDEQFSTMTNDPSAGYWLDGLPNKIDPRAYKTFYIPGDFNNPIYSLYPTYTNQASTNKGDLTFANGSKVTINTVNTWNTTTIGNWGVKGQRNGLRGVIGCMPALGKQYREGKNDRIFFASWETYFLMAEAALKGWSVPMSDVAAYNKGIQDSFAYNGVSQFYNQYITSTDYNRDGTSVAYSHVAEPGASHTMNYKDPSTGSMVSVEIKYPVNTIYKNGSVKNDKLTKIITQKYIANMPWLPLESWSDQRRLGLPFFENPAIETPLVNLPNLNSGNYMTNSIQNFPQRLRYPSTFRNTDQDGYTKAVQLLGGQDAVLTPLWWAKH